From the Bacteroidia bacterium genome, the window CGCTTTTCGGAGGCAGAGGCATGTATGGCCACAATGTTCATGAGGCAGTGTTGCAAGCCGGTGTTGCCGAAACAGGCATAACCATTCACTACGTAAACAACCGCTTTGATGAGGGAGAAATTATTTTTCAGAAAAGCATGCCTGTGTTGCCTGACGACACCGCAGAAAGTATTGCATTGCGTATTCATCGTCTTGAATATGAGCATTACCCACCCGTAATTGAGCAGTTGGCAAAGGGTTTATTTTAAGGATAATTAACAAATCCGGATTCATTTATTTTTATTTCTTTGTCCGACTTTAAAAATAGTATGCAGTATTGGCTGGTAAAATCAGAGCCGTTTAAATATTCGTGGGAACAATTTGTTGCCGATGGAAAAACATTTTGGGACGGTGTGCGCAACAACGCTGCCCGTCTGCATTTATTAGCCATGAAAAAAGGCGATCAGGTTTTGTTTTATCACAGCAATGAAGGTCTAGCCGTTATGGGCATTGCCAAAGTTGAAAAAACAGCCTATCCCGACCCCACTGCTGACGATGTACGCTGGGTAGGTGTGGAGCTGACACCATTTAAAGCATTGAAGAAGCCTGTAACATTAACACAGGTAAAAGGTGATGTGCGACTGAAAGATATTGCATTGGTGCGTATAGGCCGCTTGTCTGTAATGCCACTAAAGAAAGAAGAGTATAATGTAATTTTAGAATTAAGTAAATAGTTTTTATGACGATAAAAAGATTTTTTTTAGCTGCTTTTTGTATGCTTGCTGTTTCTTTGGCAAATGCACAAACAGCCACAATCAAAGGGTTTGTTTATGCTGCCGAAAATGGTGAGCCTATTCCCTTTGCAAGCGTTTTCCTGAAGGGAACAACCTTTGCATCCTTTACAGACATTAACGGCTATTATTCCATGGTGAAAGTTCCTCCGGGAAAATACCGGGTAATGGCAACAACATTAGGCTACGACACTGCTTTTGCAGATGTTGAACTTATTGCCGATGAAATGGAAAACCGCAAATTAGTGATGAAGAAAAAAAATGTGGAGTTGAAGCAGGTTGAAGTATCGGCAGAAAGACAAACAAAAAAAACAGAAGTTAAAATAGCCGTAGAGTCCGTGACACCTCAGGAAATTAAATCTCTGCCAAGTCTTGGTGCCGAAGGTGATCTGGTGCAGTACATGCAGGTGGTGCCCGGTGTTGTAAGCAGTGGCGATCAGGGGGGGCAATTGTATATACGCGGAGGAACACCTGTACAAAACAAAGTGTTACTCGATGGCATGGTCATCTACAATCCGTTTCATAGCATTGGTTTGTTTAGCGTGTTCGATACCGACATTTTAAAAAATACCGATGTTTATACTGCAGGCTTTGGTGCGCAATACGGTGGACGCATTTCATCTGTTATGGACATCACCACACGCGATGGAAATAAAAAGCGCATTGGCGGAAAGGTTTCTACCGGCACCTTCCTTTCAAAAGTTTTGTTAGAAGGTCCTATAAAGAAAGCTAAAGACGAAAATGACGGAACAGCATCTTTCATTTTTTCAGTAAAAAATTCCTACCTCGACCAGACTTCAAAAAGTATTTACAAATATGCTTCTGATGACGGACTGCCATATTCTTTTAATGATATTTATGGAAAAGTGGTAATCAACAGTGCCAGTGGAAGTAAGGTTAGTTTTTTTGGATTTAATTTTCTTGATAAAGTAAATTACAGTAAGGTGGCAAAATACGACTGGAGTTCATCCGGTGGCGGAATGAACTTTGTGCTGGTGCCCGGTGCATCAAAAGTTTTGTTACGTGGTAACCTCGCTTTCTCAAGCTATAAAATTAAACTTACAGAGGCTGAAGAAAAACCCCGCTCCAGCTTAGTAAATGGATTTAACATGGGCTTCAACTGGCTTT encodes:
- a CDS encoding EVE domain-containing protein, whose product is MQYWLVKSEPFKYSWEQFVADGKTFWDGVRNNAARLHLLAMKKGDQVLFYHSNEGLAVMGIAKVEKTAYPDPTADDVRWVGVELTPFKALKKPVTLTQVKGDVRLKDIALVRIGRLSVMPLKKEEYNVILELSK
- a CDS encoding TonB-dependent receptor codes for the protein MTIKRFFLAAFCMLAVSLANAQTATIKGFVYAAENGEPIPFASVFLKGTTFASFTDINGYYSMVKVPPGKYRVMATTLGYDTAFADVELIADEMENRKLVMKKKNVELKQVEVSAERQTKKTEVKIAVESVTPQEIKSLPSLGAEGDLVQYMQVVPGVVSSGDQGGQLYIRGGTPVQNKVLLDGMVIYNPFHSIGLFSVFDTDILKNTDVYTAGFGAQYGGRISSVMDITTRDGNKKRIGGKVSTGTFLSKVLLEGPIKKAKDENDGTASFIFSVKNSYLDQTSKSIYKYASDDGLPYSFNDIYGKVVINSASGSKVSFFGFNFLDKVNYSKVAKYDWSSSGGGMNFVLVPGASKVLLRGNLAFSSYKIKLTEAEEKPRSSLVNGFNMGFNWLYFLNNDEINYGIEVQGFKTDFEYFNYAKRQINQTENTTEIGIFFRYKKIINKLIIDPSVRLQYYASISEFSPEPRLGLKYNLSDNIRLKAAGGLYAQNLIAANSDRDVVNFFYGFLSAPDDLPSEFDGKSIKKKLQLARHAVVGIEYDINKYFDINIEGYIKDFNQLTNINRDKVYDDTANNFDKPDSVKKSFIIEKGFTQGVDVVLKYEYRRMYAWLVYSLGFSTRNTGNYEYAPHFDRRHNINIIGSYKLGKKLDWEVDARWNFGSGFPVTLNQGFYPYLNFQDGLATDYTQDNGEMGVLYGPLNESRLPTYHRLDISIKKIFYLARHSELEVVASVVNVYNRKNVFYVDRIRHNVVNQLPIMPSLGASLTF